The Capsicum annuum cultivar UCD-10X-F1 chromosome 3, UCD10Xv1.1, whole genome shotgun sequence genomic sequence AAGATTCAGACAATCAGTTTTTTTCTGATTTgttaattttgtttgtttatttgaaataaatatttcagtgTTGTTATGTCGTTCCGGTGTTTGGGATAACGAAATCAACTATGTGTGTTATAAGAGTGATGGAACCGTGATCAGTGAACATGTACTTACGAAAAATTGATTTTGACAATTGTCGGAGAACTAAAAATAGACGAAACCAGAAAAAAATTGAGGCTCGTTATATTGTTGAAGGAAATGTTTGTCCGTTGTTGATTCTTTAGATTGACTACATAAGTTAGATGATATCTTTAATTGAAAAATCATGCAAAGCAACTTGTTTCTGTCAATTTTGATTATTTGCTGCAGTATTGCTCTTGAGTTTTTTATTCTGTTCTTATGCTATCTAGATACATAATAGCAAAAGATGTATCGTCATATATTAATATgtatcttattcaattattaatCTTTCAAATACTTTCACTTTTCCTATAAACATTGTTAAAGTAGATTTTCATTACTATATGCATTTCAGATTGTGTGATATCCATGATAATGTATTACAGTCTATCACATGAGGTTGTTACATTGACTGCCCAAATTAGAATAATTGTTTAAGCTAAAGATCATGCAATGTTAACTTGTTGCtgtcaaattttgatgatttcctGGCAGTAAAGATATTTGGAATGTTttaattggatgaattttgtattagatacataataacaaaacatGTATCTTTCTTTATGAATAGGTATCTTGTTCATTTGTTGCTCTTTCAGTTACCTGCATTTTTCCtttaatcacattagatacataaAGAATTTAATTTGTATCTCTTTTAGTTTTAATCATTACAGGTGCATGCTCtaacatatatttcatttgatttcatTTTGAATAACATGTATTCCATTTGTATGTATCTATTATAAGGAaacatattttaatgtataatgATAGTAACCAacaaatttttacatttttatgtatctataaccGTTTTTTGTTAATTGGAATACATGTTTGACTCTAACTTGCATAACAAACTAAAGCAAAAGTTATATTACTAAATCTTAataatattgacaaattatattttatacttaatacaaaTTTTGGAAACTTCTATGTATAAATTTATGGAAGATACACCCTATAAGAATGTATCTCTTTTCAATTATTTACTATGACAGAACTACTAATATACTATTTAATAGCATTGTCAGTTCAATATATCTTAATTTCTATCTGATGTGTCACAACATAATACATAATGAAACCAAATATAACTAATTAACAAAGGAACAAAAAAGCTATTTATTTCGGTAACtgtctttcttaaaaaaaaataaaaaaaataatatcatcaattaaaatgttgaatcaaatagataaaaaatCCACCAACAAGTTAAGAAACTATTCATCATTATTCATCAGTCAGCTACATTGTCACTCCTCCTTTGAAAAGAAGTTGCAAGTACGCCTGTTGTGACCTTCATAACTACATCTCCCGCAATAATTGCTGCTCGATGTCATTGTTTTACTTGATTTCTTATGACGTTTTTCTTTGACCTTCCTGGTAGATGTTTGTATTTTGATGGTAACACAACTTCGTCCATAACTTCTTATGGCACAATTCAGTCCTTCTTATCGGGCATTGAAAACATCGATTATTCTTCATATGTTGTCCTTAATGTTTTAGGATAGTAAAACTCGGAGCAATAAGGCTTCATATCAACTACATGTTTGCTTCTTAAATTGCATGAACTTACAAATCTAAGAAGATGAGGTGGAATTTTCTTTATAGCATAACTCAGtttctaaaaacaaaaaaaaaataaaaataagttgaGATGCAACAAATCTACATTAAgacaatacaatatatacaaaaactctAAGAACAATAACATCATAATTTagatacaaaataatacaaaatgtatGTTTAAGCTTAAAAACATGTGTCTTAGAAGAaaaaacttgtatcttttgtaatacgactttcaataaaatttaaacaacacTAGATACATTGCAAAGTATTAACAGTAACTCACAGATACAAGTTAACACATGTATCTATGCAGttataaacttgtatcttttgtaatatgactttcaataaaatttaaaaaacactAGATACATTTCAAAGCATTAACAGTAGTAACTCACACATACTAGTTAACGCAACATGTATCTATGAACttataaacttgtatcttttgtaatacgactttcaataaaatttaaacaaaactAAGTACATTTCAAAGCACTAACAGTAACTCACATATACTAGTTAACACAACATGTATCTATGAACTTATAAACctgtatcttttgttatattaatttcaataacacaaaaaaatataagatACATATAAAATTGACAACAAAGAATCAGATAAACAATGAATTTCTAAGCGTATCACCCATGTCTaaatatgtatctcggcctaATATTTATCAGATCTAAACATGCCAATAACTTTGAAAGAACAAACCTTCTTAAAACGCTGAAAGTTCATTGTTTCTCATCAAATCAAAGTTCCAATGTAAATCGCAGTCTGACTGTACAACTCATTAGGAGAAATCTCTTTAGTATTAACAGCTCCCCCTGTTCTTGACATGTCCTCCGCTAACCCAAACTGCAAAAGAATGGTACAAAAAGAAGGTTATCATCACTTTCACTTTATCCTTTCACATTGTTTAAGTTTTTTCCAATTTTCACTTGAAAAAAGAGGAGGTTGCTGTCAATGACCATCACTCTCCCAAGTACAGAAGCCAGAAGAAGCAACTACAGTAAACCCACCAGAACAGTTCCAAGGTTTGTAGATTGCCCTATGAAAATCAGATTGCAGTTGGATTGCTGCACGAAACTGCAAGTTcataaaaattgataaatgaCGTGTGAGCATAAACAAAAATTAGGTAAATAGTGTTTTTCATGATTCTACCGAACTACTGGACCTAAATGATTTTGCAGCTTATTCGTATATTCAAAACAATAGCAAAAGGAGAAgtaaacatcaacaacaacatacccagtttaTTCCCGAACATCTATTCATAatgttaattcaaaacaatataGCCTAAACAAAGGATAATCAAAGAAATTGCATaacaaaaaaaactgaaaaaatcaCTTTGTAAAGCCAActgcaatttttttattttttttgaaaaaaaaaagcgtaaaataagaatagaagaaattgaagttgGTTTTAGGGGGGAAATTTACCTAATCAATTCAAAGATTTGAATTAGAGAGAGAAATTGGATAGAAATTGCTGCTTGAATTAAGGCGTATAAAGAGTAGAAAATGAGTTAATTTTTGGTAAAATTACGGCTAAAGAAAAGGAggttttaacttgtatctcaactttaccaaaaaattataaatattgagatttaagtaatattttaaaagttgAGGGATTTTTAGTAATTTAGAAACATAAGTTGTTTATTTAGGTAATTATTCCATAATTATAAGAAACTGGATCAAATTACTATACATCCAATTCTTTATTTACTTAATATATTTCTTTGGACAAATAACATGTCATTTACATCTTCTTGAACACAACTTCTAGTGGTTCATTACTTAATGCCAAAAGTGCCTGGCCATTATTCTGCAAGAGAATCCCAACGTTCTTGCAAATCACCTCACAATAGTTGCACACACTTGGACAAAACAAAAACTTGTATCCAGCTCCATATTTAACAATCTTAAACCAATTGGCAATAGTATCACGACCAGGATTCCCTTTCACTCCTCCATTGGTAATCACATGATGATCCTCCTCTTGATGGTTATAACGATCAAGCCTCCACACGTTGGAGAGATGTTTGCATATAGTATAAGTTTCCAAGAACTCAACGTTTAGATCAGTGGACTCACGGATAACACCCTTTTTGGAATTCACGGggaaaaaaattataggaagGATTCCATCGTTAGGATTGAGACGTGGGCCGATACCAAGTGGACAAACTTGGGTTCCAATAAAGGCTAGCCCAAGTTCGGCTCCTAAATCCTTTCTTACTGGTACGACCAAGTAGTTGAACCCTGCTCGAACCATTTTCCCTGTAGTATCGAGCACCGGGTTTGAGGCAGAAGCTGCATCAGAAACTATAAAATTTGTTATAAACATTAATGTAATTAAGAGAAGGAAAGATAGTGTTGTTTTCTTCATTGTGTAAGATTATTTGGAATTCTTTTAGTTGGTGAAATTTCGTAAGAAAAATCTCATTCTTTTATAGATAAGTTTGGCATACGGATACAAGTATACAACTCAAGAAGTTGCCAACAATTTAAAGTGATGGATTTTGACTTACTTTCGTAGTTGatatttaacattttaaaaaaatatataatatgtcatgcactcaagaagatcctttaagaATATTTAAAGATTCAAACCATTAATTATTAAACGGTATTAACTCAAAAAATTGATCAAGACTGTGCAAGTGGATTGCAAATTGCAATACCAAAGGATATCATGCCACTGAGTCAAAATCAGTGGAGGTTTAGAATTAAATATATATGTGAAAATAGATAaggatttttttaaaacatttaatcaatGAGCCTGTCCCTCAATAAATCTATGTGTGCACAACTTAATTAAGAGGTGGAGCTAGAACGTgagtttataaattttaaattaaaaaataattattattaaattcttaataaattaattatacatGTTAAATAAATTTTCAGTACAGCACGATATACGAACTAAGTGAGTGGTAAAATAATCTATATCTAAAATTTGTTATTTCGAAATCAGGATTTTtacaagagaaaaaaaaggttCAAAACAAGGTTAATTTCGGACAACTACAATAGTATGCTGGGAAGTATAAATAATACTAATTTAATACAAATTTTAGGATTTGATTCATTTTTGTAGTTTCATTTTAGACatgttttgatatgttttattcaagtcgagggtctatcgaagtaacatttcaacttttatttagTAAGGATAGTTAAGATATGCGCACACACCACTCTCCataacttatttttataaaattatacttaatatattattattataataacagcacttatttttgtgaaaaaatattttccccTTAGAGAAGGATCGATTTGTGCAAGAAAGGAAGAACTCGGATGTTTGTGACTTGTGAGAACTTAATATCATATGATGCATCTCCTGTGTTTTGTTTCTTGTATCCAAAGTATTATCAAGATACGTATCTTAGACAGatgtaatatatataaaataacttttttactctttttatttatttttactcattatatatattttgcttttgaagagtcaaattgtaaaaatttgatcaacacttTTAGATGTATTTTTTCATCACATTAATATGAGAAGAATTGCAACTTATAGTATTTCTTGTATAGTTTTCAAacatctaaaatttaaatttagaatattaaaattaatctAATTCTATTTAGCttcaaaatttaatcaaattgattCTTGTGAAGTGAAACTTTATGATTAAAAGTAAATAGAGGAagcaataagaaataaaacttaGTCCTTTCGACAAAAAAATATGACTTTGGATAATATTTCCTTCAATGCATTCTATACTCTTTTGCTTAACTAATCTtgtatccatatatatatatatatatatatactcaatgCTTTTTTGTTTAATTAATCTTGTTTGTGTTTTTGGTAAACAGCTGGTCATGGCCTGGTTACTGTGACCAGTgatggagtcagaattttcattaagGTTAATCATAAATGAACATAAGAACTAATCGACGGggttcaatatctactatatatacataaaaaataattttaaccatgtatatatataatataatttttcgctTTGAACTCCCTAACCCAAGGATAGCTCCTCCCCTAACTGTGACCCCTTTTATGAGGAGGCCGAGGGATCTCTTCTCCCGAAGCTATGGGGCTATTTTGCTGAGTTCCTTAGAGAAAGTTTCTCGCGCCCCAGGTTCAATTCATTTGTTTCTCTCCACCTatacatctttattttttcttaaaaatcatttCCATACTCTGCTCACGGTTCCATCTTTAGTCTTCCCTTTAAAACTCCCCATTGAAGCTACTTTCTCTACTCTTGAAATGACAATGGAGCTGGTTATAAGATAGGTGACTCAAATATTCCAAATTTTGATACAATAAATTCAAAACGTTGTAGTATTTAGACTGAAAGCTTTAGCTTCCACGAGCACATTTACTACTGAGTTATATTTGTTGGATGAATCTGAATTCCCAAAGTCcattttgattaataaaaaaaaaaaagtaaaactctAGGGGATATTCTCttaaataatttcaatttttaacaATTTATTGCTCTATCTAATACGTAACAATCTGCAGTTAGCTAACAGAGTAATTAAGTACAGTAAATCAATTACACTACTAGAAAATAAGGAATTAATTCGTAGCTGAACAACAAAAATGCCATGCAATTACCATCTAGCTACGGATTACAAGAAAATAGAATGTAACTCATTTCTTATTAGTTATGTGCTATTTAGCGATAAAATAGTTAGGGATTATCGATAAATTCCGTAGCTAATTTCATGTTATCTGGTAGTATAGAAGTTTTCTTGTTTCACTATGTGAGAATATTTCTTTCATACATCAACTTCTAACATTATAAGTTGAAGTCTTAAGAGACTGATATATTTCAAATTGCATTTATCTCAAACATGATTATTTTGTTGCATAGAGAAAACTCCACACAAATTTAGGCCAAGAACAACAATTGCTTACAGACACTGAAACAACCATTATGGTTCATGCCACATTGACTTATTACATAAGTACACACACTTATTTATCAGTATACTACATTATGTTACTATCACAATTCACAATTAGCTGTAAATTATTTCTTAAGACTTATTTCATGCGTCCTTCACAAACTTAACCTCAACAGGAAAATCACTTAGACCCAAACGCTTCTGCCCATTATATTCAATTAGACCAACATCCTTGCACACTACCTTGCAATTCCAGCACACCGATGGACAATATCTAATCTTGTAATTTTCACCAAACACCTCAATCTCAAACCAATTTTTTATCGTCTTTCGACTAGGATTTCCTTTCACTCCGCCAAGTACTAAAAAGCAGCTCTGGGCTCGTCGATCATAAGGGCCGACGGTCCATTTCTCCGTTAGAATCACGCACTGCAATAGGTGGGGGTTTGAGTGCTtcacaaaattttgattttgtgaAGCAATTGGTCGTAGCAAAGAGGAGAGAAACGAGAAATAAAATATTGGTCAACTTCATTCTCGAATTAAAAAGTTGTGTTTTACGCTAAGTGATTAAGTGATACGTAAAGGATGTGAGCTAATGAATCATTAAATTGGTGATTTATAGTAGTAGTAATTTTTCCACTAGCAATTTGGCACACGTTAAATCCTTGTCGAAGTAAACGGATTTTGACtccactttaaaataaaataaaacaaaatatgcTCCTTTGGTATTGTATTCCATTTCCTAATTCTCactattatttaataaaaaaattacataaactaacgaccttaagacattaattacaattaataacaataatttctcaaaatttaccTTTGTTAGGAAAAAGCGCGTGCCTTGAACTCTTCTTTTTATCCATTCCCTTTTCACGCTAATTTACCAAATTCAGTTCCCTctaatcttcaattttttttctcaaaaaccgTTTTTATCTGAGATCTTGACAAACATTGCATCCTTCAATTAAGGTAAGTTTATTATAAAGTTAATGCAAgttatattttaaagttaatgcaagttatatttttcatataaattttttttatgtattttattgtcgatttttttttttcaaacttttcatTCTTCTTAGTCGATTTGGTCTAttagttttttttgtgtgtgttgcaAAATTTTTGAAGTTCCGCTATAATGGCACAATATGCAAATCGTAGTAGTTCCGGTATTCAACCAATGAATTTGGTTTCCGACGAACTACCATCGTTTAGGACAGATTTGTGTTGGAGAGAGATCTTTTGTTAGTTACATAGTTGGATTAGTATACCTAGACTTTCTGATTGTAATTTGATGGGTTGATTATTTCAAATTGTTAGCATCTTAACACTGCACATATGTGTGAATTCTCAATTACGCATCTGTTACTCATCTTTGATTGTTTTTTGGTGTCTTTTTCTTCATATGTCAAttggtatttttttcttcatacttttttcttctcttttgcagCAGGATGGTTCAACATAAATTTCGGAGTTCCCAGAAGATACTGTCTACCCTGAAGAGGAGTGTTCGATGTTGATAGTGTGTTGGATGATGATACATTCATGTCTATAGCATTTGAATAAGCTCCTTTTGCCTTGATTAGCCAATTAACAGTTATAGAACATATTAACTAATTCTGCACCATCAAGTTACTTGAGggaaaattcaattttttcttcatatGTTGTATTTGGTAGTCATTAGATTTGAATGTGATGTGTAGttcttatttgttgaaatgtattttttacatacataAGACCATTTCAGTGGGCATATGTAATTCTAAAATACATATGACatttgtgtaagatatttgtatttatcACTGACAaggttttgtatatatatttttatatagaagtgtaatatgtattctgaaaatacatttgttatataatttgtatgTGTGTTGTTATATTCTTTTcttgttaattaaatttgtacaattcatgtattcacaaaatacatatgtgtttgttgaaatataattgTAATATGTATTATGAAAATACATACATTTATTTGATGTTTAGTTGTATTTGGTAggcattagatttttaatgtgataagtagttcttgtttgttgaaatgtattttttatatacatatttgtatttgttattcaTCAATTGAAGAAAATTTTTGCATTAAAAATGTTTTGATAACTCAGATATTGACTAGTtatgtattcacaaaatacatatgataCATTTATGTGTAGAATGtataaactaaatataagatgtatttcataaatagtcatcaaaagtttgtatcaaaatttagaatcataaaataatcagtgaaaaaaaataagtatttctGAACGGAATACATCTGTAAACTTATCATTTATTATCTTTCctacatgaacgcctattgtgaTCTTTAAATTCAcatgaactacaataatttttgtttttcttttcgaACATATTTCTGTCCGATTTTCtacgatccttctttgcaggtcttccagGGGGTCGCTTGTGTTTTGGGGGCAAAATTATCTCCTCCAATATCTCCTGTGGAATCACCCAATCATCTT encodes the following:
- the LOC107866022 gene encoding miraculin; translated protein: MKKTTLSFLLLITLMFITNFIVSDAASASNPVLDTTGKMVRAGFNYLVVPVRKDLGAELGLAFIGTQVCPLGIGPRLNPNDGILPIIFFPVNSKKGVIRESTDLNVEFLETYTICKHLSNVWRLDRYNHQEEDHHVITNGGVKGNPGRDTIANWFKIVKYGAGYKFLFCPSVCNYCEVICKNVGILLQNNGQALLALSNEPLEVVFKKM